CCCGCTCCTCCAGTCCTGCAGCCCCAGACCCCTGTGACTATGAAGGTCGGTTTTCCCGACTGCACGGGCGTCCCCCGGGCTTCCTACACTGCGCCTCCTTCGGGGACCCCCACGTGCGCAGCTTCCACCATCACTTTCACACGTGCCGTGTCCAAGGAGCTTGGCCCCTGCTGGATAATGATTTCCTTTTTGTCCAAGCCACCAGCTCCCCCGTGGCTTCGGGGGCCAACGCCACCACCACCCGTAAGGTCAGGACTCAATTGCTCCTACAGATTCTCATGGTTACTTCACCGTACCACTCCCAACCCATCCCCACTATTCCTCGGCAATGGAATTCCCAACCctattccctttttttcttcaacCACTACCTTATCTGGAATCACTCCTTCCTACCAAATATTTGCTACCGTAAATCACTTTCCCTTGGTGAGAATTTCACTCCAAGtcagaaaacactgaaaaaaaagttAGGGAAAAGAGAGTTGAGGAGCCCTGGGATGAGGAGTTACAGAgggaaacttttctttcttcaataggAGTTGCTGAGATTGAGGCCAAAAACTAGAGAGAGGAGTTGAGCGGGGAGGAGGCAATATTGGAAGATAATGAGAAGGGATTGAGGAGTGAGGGCCATGCTAAGCCTTGCATCTCTGCTGGAATCAGATCCCTAACTATGTAAGAGGTCTGactgggagaagggggaagggtgcCCTGAGCCCAAAAtgaactgttttctttcttgcccTCACAGCTCaccattatatttaaaaatatgcaggaaTGCATTGATCAGAAGGTCTACCAGGCTGAGGTGGACAATCTTCCTGCAGCCTTTGAAGATGGTTCTGTCAATGGAGGTGCCCGACCTGGGGGCTCAAGTTTGTCCATTAGAACTGCTGAACCTGGGAGCCATGTGGAGATCCAAGCTGCCTATATTGGTACAACAATAATTATTCGTCAGACAGCTGGGCAGCTCTCCTTCTCCATCAAGGTAGCAGAGGATGTGGCCAGAGCCTTCTCAGCTGAGCAGGACTTACAGCTCTGTGTTGGAGGGTGCCCCCCAAGTCAGCGACTCTCTCACTCAGAGTGCAATCATCGGGGAGCTATAACCATTGATACTGCCAGACAGCTGTGCAAGGAAGGGCTGCCAGTTGAAGATGCATACTTTCATTCCTGTGTCTTTGATGTTTTAATTTCCGGTGACCCCAACTTTACTGTGGCAGCTCACGCTGCTCTGGAAGATGCTCGAGCCTTCTTGCCAGACTTAGAAAAGCTGCATCTCTTCCCCTCAGATGCTGGGGCTCCTCTTTCCTCAGCAACCCTTCCCGCCCCACtcctttctgggctctttgttctgtggCTTTGCATTCAATAACTAGGCCAGCAAGCCCCTGATTGGTTTGAAAATGAATTGGGCATACAGATTGTCAGGGAAGAACATGAAAAATCACTGAAGGAAACAGTGGGGACTGGGATACACATGAAACAAAGGCATTTATCCAGAATCAGATATGGCTGCAGTCCAAAGCTGAAATGATCACAGAATAAGGATTCTGGGCCAGGTTTCTGCATTTGAGACTTTAAGGACTCTTCACCAGTTTCCCCAGTCCCATTTACAGTAAGTGAGTTGTTTCAGTCCATCTACTCCTGAGATCACCCCAACAAGCTTAGAGGTTATAGTGGTCCTGATTATCAATAGAAAACTGAAGGATTGGGACTTTTAAGAGGCAGAACTGAAAGAGGAAGACATGATCATTACCTATAAATTCAATGATTTTCTAATCATTTTCTCTTGGAaggtggaaagaagaaaaatgattaggGAAAAGAAGAGTCTATTGGATGAATATGTATGTGAGTAAGATGTGTTCTGCTTTTTTAGTTCAGAAATGAAGTGGGGGTTGTCTGGATCTTAGGTGAAAGGAATCTGCCTTTGGAGAATGGCACAGATAGTAAAGAAACTATCATCCCCACCCTAACTAAACTGCtattaaagctataaattctTC
The sequence above is drawn from the Desmodus rotundus isolate HL8 chromosome 12, HLdesRot8A.1, whole genome shotgun sequence genome and encodes:
- the HJV gene encoding hemojuvelin isoform X1 produces the protein MGYSSQSHTPRFPHSSPPTLSTLTLLLLLCGYAHSQCKILRCNAEYVSSTLSLKSGGSPGALREGDPDGGVGSSGLCRALRSYALCTRRTARTCRGDLAFHSAVHGIEDLMIQHNCSRQGPTASPPPRGPALPGGGPVRSPGPALPGASPARSSSPAAPDPCDYEGRFSRLHGRPPGFLHCASFGDPHVRSFHHHFHTCRVQGAWPLLDNDFLFVQATSSPVASGANATTTRKLTIIFKNMQECIDQKVYQAEVDNLPAAFEDGSVNGGARPGGSSLSIRTAEPGSHVEIQAAYIGTTIIIRQTAGQLSFSIKVAEDVARAFSAEQDLQLCVGGCPPSQRLSHSECNHRGAITIDTARQLCKEGLPVEDAYFHSCVFDVLISGDPNFTVAAHAALEDARAFLPDLEKLHLFPSDAGAPLSSATLPAPLLSGLFVLWLCIQ
- the HJV gene encoding hemojuvelin isoform X4; protein product: MQECIDQKVYQAEVDNLPAAFEDGSVNGGARPGGSSLSIRTAEPGSHVEIQAAYIGTTIIIRQTAGQLSFSIKVAEDVARAFSAEQDLQLCVGGCPPSQRLSHSECNHRGAITIDTARQLCKEGLPVEDAYFHSCVFDVLISGDPNFTVAAHAALEDARAFLPDLEKLHLFPSDAGAPLSSATLPAPLLSGLFVLWLCIQ
- the HJV gene encoding hemojuvelin isoform X2 encodes the protein MIQHNCSRQGPTASPPPRGPALPGGGPVRSPGPALPGASPARSSSPAAPDPCDYEGRFSRLHGRPPGFLHCASFGDPHVRSFHHHFHTCRVQGAWPLLDNDFLFVQATSSPVASGANATTTRKLTIIFKNMQECIDQKVYQAEVDNLPAAFEDGSVNGGARPGGSSLSIRTAEPGSHVEIQAAYIGTTIIIRQTAGQLSFSIKVAEDVARAFSAEQDLQLCVGGCPPSQRLSHSECNHRGAITIDTARQLCKEGLPVEDAYFHSCVFDVLISGDPNFTVAAHAALEDARAFLPDLEKLHLFPSDAGAPLSSATLPAPLLSGLFVLWLCIQ
- the HJV gene encoding hemojuvelin isoform X3; its protein translation is MKLTIIFKNMQECIDQKVYQAEVDNLPAAFEDGSVNGGARPGGSSLSIRTAEPGSHVEIQAAYIGTTIIIRQTAGQLSFSIKVAEDVARAFSAEQDLQLCVGGCPPSQRLSHSECNHRGAITIDTARQLCKEGLPVEDAYFHSCVFDVLISGDPNFTVAAHAALEDARAFLPDLEKLHLFPSDAGAPLSSATLPAPLLSGLFVLWLCIQ